One genomic region from Blastococcus sp. Marseille-P5729 encodes:
- a CDS encoding undecaprenyl-diphosphate phosphatase, with amino-acid sequence MGWLEAIVLGLVQGLTEFLPISSSAHQLIVGRLFFDGMDPGAAFTAVSQLGTEAAVLVYFAKDIGRIIKKWCLALVGKHPQADPDVRMGWMVIVGSIPIAVLGLLFQDAIDSTLRNLWITVATLAGVGVVLLIADRAARNERTLDRLTWPHAMWFGLWQAAALIPGVSRSGATISGGLFMGYKREDATRYAFLLAVPAVFASGLYKLKDIGDDTSVAWGPTIVATLISFVVGYAVIAWLLRYISRNDFTPFVIYRIGLAIVLAILLTTGVITAT; translated from the coding sequence ATGGGGTGGTTGGAGGCGATCGTCCTCGGCCTCGTCCAAGGTCTCACCGAGTTCCTGCCGATCTCGTCCAGCGCGCACCAGCTGATCGTCGGTCGGCTGTTCTTCGACGGCATGGACCCAGGGGCGGCATTCACGGCCGTCAGCCAGCTCGGCACCGAGGCCGCGGTGCTGGTGTACTTCGCCAAGGACATCGGGCGGATCATCAAGAAGTGGTGCCTGGCGCTGGTCGGGAAGCACCCGCAGGCCGATCCCGACGTCCGGATGGGCTGGATGGTCATCGTCGGCTCCATCCCGATCGCCGTGCTCGGGCTGCTGTTCCAGGACGCCATCGACTCGACGCTGCGCAATCTGTGGATCACCGTCGCGACCCTCGCCGGGGTCGGCGTCGTCCTCCTCATCGCCGATCGTGCGGCGCGCAACGAGCGCACCCTCGATCGGCTCACCTGGCCGCACGCCATGTGGTTCGGCCTGTGGCAGGCCGCCGCGCTGATCCCAGGGGTCTCCAGATCCGGCGCCACCATCTCCGGCGGCCTGTTCATGGGATACAAGCGCGAGGACGCTACCCGGTACGCCTTCCTGCTGGCTGTGCCGGCCGTGTTCGCCTCGGGGCTGTACAAGCTCAAGGACATCGGTGACGACACCTCCGTCGCCTGGGGCCCGACCATCGTCGCGACCCTCATCTCGTTCGTCGTCGGGTACGCGGTGATCGCCTGGCTGCTGCGCTACATCTCAAGGAACGACTTCACCCCGTTCGTGATCTACCGCATCGGCCTGGCCATCGTGCTGGCGATCCTGCTCACGACTGGCGTGATCACCGCGACCTGA